The Eleutherodactylus coqui strain aEleCoq1 chromosome 6, aEleCoq1.hap1, whole genome shotgun sequence genome window below encodes:
- the NOSIP gene encoding nitric oxide synthase-interacting protein isoform X1 — MTRHGKNCTAGAVYTYYEKKKDTAASGYGTQTVRLSKDAVKDFDCCCLSLQPCKDPVVTPDGYIYEKEAILEYILHQKKEIARQMKAYEKQKNEKKTELEELNKAAKESKMKVFLEKEMSIISKPLNPFTRKAVESSGATAEAGSSSQQNGEEKSKQLPSFWIPSLTPEAKSTLVKKPDKTVYCPMSGRSLKMKDLFSVKFTAVDDNVDRVGLINRQDRYVCAVTRDMLGNSVPCAVLRPSGAVVTLECVERLIKKDMTDPISGDKLTEKDIIVLQRGGTGFSGSGVQLEAKEARPVMQA, encoded by the exons ATGACAAGACATGGAAAGAACTGCACCGCCGGCGCCGTCTACACCTACTACGAGAAAAAGAAGGATACCG CTGCTTCGGGATATGGCACTCAGACAGTTCGTCTCAGCAAAGATGCCGTGAAAGATTTTGATTGTTGTTGCTTGTCCCTACAGCCGTGTAAAGACCCGGTAGTAAC GCCAGATGGATACATTTATGAGAAGGAAGCAATTTTGGAGTATATCTTGCATCAGAAAAAGGAGATTGCTCGTCAAATGAAG GCCTATGAAAAACAGAAGAACGAGAAAAAAACAGAACTGGAGGAATTAAACAAAGCTGCGAAAGAATCCAAAATGAAAGTCTTTCTTGAAAAGGAAATGTCAATCATCAGTAAACCACTTAATCCTTTTACAAGGAAAGCAG taGAGAGCAGCGGGGCAACAGCGGAGGCCGGCAGCAGTAGTCAGCAGAACGGCGAGGAGAAGTCTAAACAACTTCCCAGCTTTTGGATACCATCACTGACACCCGAAGCAAAATCTACACTTGTGAAGAAGCCG GACAAGACTGTGTACTGCCCCATGAGCGGGAGATCCCTGAAGATGAAAGACTTGTTCTCTGTGAAGTTTACTGCCGTAGACGACAACGTGGATCGCGTGGGCCTCATAAATCGACAGGACAGATACGTGTGCGCCGTGACTCGAGATATGCTGGGCAACTCTGTACCTTGTGCCGTGCTGCGGCCCTC AGGTGCAGTGGTTACCCTCGAATGCGTTGAAAGACTCATCAAAAAAGATATGACTGATCCAATCAGTGGGGATAAACTGACGGAGAAGGACATCATTGTGTTGCAGAGG GGAGGAACAGGATTCTCTGGGTCTGGAGTTCAACTGGAAGCTAAAGAAGCTCGACCGGTCATGCAGGCGTGA
- the NOSIP gene encoding nitric oxide synthase-interacting protein isoform X2: MTRHGKNCTAGAVYTYYEKKKDTAASGYGTQTVRLSKDAVKDFDCCCLSLQPCKDPVVTPDGYIYEKEAILEYILHQKKEIARQMKAYEKQKNEKKTELEELNKAAKESKMKVFLEKEMSIISKPLNPFTRKAESSGATAEAGSSSQQNGEEKSKQLPSFWIPSLTPEAKSTLVKKPDKTVYCPMSGRSLKMKDLFSVKFTAVDDNVDRVGLINRQDRYVCAVTRDMLGNSVPCAVLRPSGAVVTLECVERLIKKDMTDPISGDKLTEKDIIVLQRGGTGFSGSGVQLEAKEARPVMQA, encoded by the exons ATGACAAGACATGGAAAGAACTGCACCGCCGGCGCCGTCTACACCTACTACGAGAAAAAGAAGGATACCG CTGCTTCGGGATATGGCACTCAGACAGTTCGTCTCAGCAAAGATGCCGTGAAAGATTTTGATTGTTGTTGCTTGTCCCTACAGCCGTGTAAAGACCCGGTAGTAAC GCCAGATGGATACATTTATGAGAAGGAAGCAATTTTGGAGTATATCTTGCATCAGAAAAAGGAGATTGCTCGTCAAATGAAG GCCTATGAAAAACAGAAGAACGAGAAAAAAACAGAACTGGAGGAATTAAACAAAGCTGCGAAAGAATCCAAAATGAAAGTCTTTCTTGAAAAGGAAATGTCAATCATCAGTAAACCACTTAATCCTTTTACAAGGAAAGCAG AGAGCAGCGGGGCAACAGCGGAGGCCGGCAGCAGTAGTCAGCAGAACGGCGAGGAGAAGTCTAAACAACTTCCCAGCTTTTGGATACCATCACTGACACCCGAAGCAAAATCTACACTTGTGAAGAAGCCG GACAAGACTGTGTACTGCCCCATGAGCGGGAGATCCCTGAAGATGAAAGACTTGTTCTCTGTGAAGTTTACTGCCGTAGACGACAACGTGGATCGCGTGGGCCTCATAAATCGACAGGACAGATACGTGTGCGCCGTGACTCGAGATATGCTGGGCAACTCTGTACCTTGTGCCGTGCTGCGGCCCTC AGGTGCAGTGGTTACCCTCGAATGCGTTGAAAGACTCATCAAAAAAGATATGACTGATCCAATCAGTGGGGATAAACTGACGGAGAAGGACATCATTGTGTTGCAGAGG GGAGGAACAGGATTCTCTGGGTCTGGAGTTCAACTGGAAGCTAAAGAAGCTCGACCGGTCATGCAGGCGTGA